CGAGAAAAACCGCCGTTTCCCTCACGCATTTCCTGCGGATCCGGAGGGCTGCAGATGCACCGCGGCCCCGGAGGCGGTGGCCCCCTCGTGAACCAGCGCCATCAGGGCGCGCGTCATCCCCGCCGGGTTGGCATGCTGGATGATGTTCCGCCCGTACACGATGCCGGCCGCCCCCTGCTGCATCAGGACGGCGGTACGGGTGAGAATTTCCTCGTCGGACGCCTTGCCGCCGCCGCGGACCAGCACCGGGATGCGACCCGCCATCTCAATGACCCGGTGGTAGATGCCCACATCGTCCGTCGGGTCTGCCTTGATGATGTCCGCCCCCAGTTCGCACGCCTGGCGCACCAGCGGCAGGATCTTGTCCGGGTCCCCGTCCACCATGTAGCCGCCCGCCTTGCTGTTGGGCTGAAACACCAGCGGCTCGATCATCAGTGGCATTGCATGGCGGTCGCAGGCCGGTTTGATCCGGAGGATGTTTTGCAGGCACTGGTCGGTCACCTCGGGTTCGCCCGGGATCCGGAACAGGTTGACCACCACGCACGCCGCATCGAGGCGGAGCGCCTGGTCCACCGGAGCTTCGATCATCCGGCTGAACAGCGTCCTCGGCAGCTCCGTGCCGTACACATTCGCCACGTCCGTACGCAGCACCAGCGCCGGCTTGTTGCGGCCGGGCAGCGACTGGAGGTAGTGCGCCTGCCCCACCGTCAATTGCACCGCATCCGGCGCGGCGGCAACCACGGTGCGCACGGCGGACTCCAGGTTCTCGATTCCCTGAAGAAAGCCTCGCTCGTTGAAGAACCCGTGGTCCATCGCCACGTCGAAGCAGTGCCCGGAACTCGCATCAAACAGTCGGTTGAGACGGTAAGACTTCATCGGAGGCCGTATTCCGGACTCCGACCCGGCCATTGCCAACAGAATTCCGCGTCAAGTGTCGCATTGGCGTGCGCGAAGCGTCTTGGAGTACGCGCGGCCCTCCGCCGTTTTCGGTGCGAGGCGGCGCGCAACCGCGGGGCGCCAATGGGAGGGTCAGTGTGTCGCTGTCCCTGGATGGGTCCGCGCCCAGCCGGGTGGAGTCGTCACCGGGCGGTGACGTGGAACGTCGTAGTCCCGGACCTGATCGGGGACGGCGGCACGCCATCCCTCCCCGGGGTGGAGCTCGCCCGTTGGCTCGCTACGCGTCCCCCGATACGCTGCACCCCATGTGGATTCAAACCACCAATGGAGCTTCTGCCGCACGGCTCCTCACTGCCGTGCAACTGGCCGGGATCGCCTTGGCCATGGCGGACAGCCCGCCACTTGCGTACTGGCCGATGGACGGTTCCGGCGCCGATGCTTCGACAAACGCATGGCATGCCTCGACCTCCGGCGTAACGTGGGTTTCCGGAGCCGGGGCGGCCCTCGACGGCAGGACCGCGCACCTCGAGGTGCCGGCGGCCGCGGCACTTCAGTTGGGTGTGTCGGACTTCACGGTCGCCCTGTGGATGCGGGTTCATCCGGACTCGGGCGCTTCGTCGGGAGACTTGGTGAGCTGGTACGACCCCGTCCGGCGCCAGGGCTTCAACCTCGGACTCCAGGACCAGTCTGGAACCTGCACCTCGATGGCCAACACCCGGAACCTCTTCTTCGGGATGGATGCAGGAACGGAACCGCGGTGGACCGATTGCGGACGGCCCGGAAACAACCGGATGGTGTTCGCGCTGAGTGTCCACGCCGGCGACTTGTATGCGGGCACGTTCGAGCATGGGGCCGAGGAGGCGGGACGCGTCCATCGGTACGCCGGTGGGACGGACTGGGAAGACTGCGGGGCCCCCGACCGCTGCAACACGGTCTCGGCGCTGGGTGTCTTCCGGGGCCAACTCCACGCCGGGGTGGCGCGGTACAGCGGCGTGGGATCACACTTGGCGCCCTCCCCCAACGAGGCGCCGGGAGGCCGGGTCTACAGGTACGCGGGCGACCGGCGCTGGGAGGATTGTGGGCGACCGGCCGGGGCGGACGTGGTGTGGGGAATGACCGTGTTTAAAGACGCGCTGCACGTCAGCGTGATGGACCTCCCACCGCGTCACCTCACCACGCCCCGTCAGGGCGTGTACCGGTACGCCGGCGGTACGCGATGGATCTGGTGCGGCAACCCCGGCGGCCGCCTCGCCCCGCTGACCGTGGTGGGCGGGCACCTGTTCGCCGGCGGATTCAACGGAGGCACCCTGGGCGGCGTGTTTCGCTATGAGGGGGGGACCAACTGGTCCGCCTGGGGTTCACCGCCGCAGGTGGACCAGACCTATTCCTTCGCTGTCCACCGCGGCGTGCTGCACGCCGGCACGTGGAAGGAGGGCCGCGTTTACCGGTTCCCAGGTCCCGGTCAATGGGAGGATGCCGGCCGGCTCGGGAGCGAACTCGAAGTCATGGGGCTGACCCATTTCAACGGCAAATTGTATGGCGGTACCCTGCCCCTGGCGCAGGTGTACCGGCAGGACGAGGGCGGGTGGACGCTCACCGGGCGGCTGGACTTTTCGGAGACCGAGTATCGGCGCGCCTGGTCCACCGCCGTGTACCAGGGACGCCTTTTCTGCGGCACCCTTCCCTCCGGCCACGTGCACGCCCTGGAGGCCGGAGTTGCAATCAGCCACGATGCTGCACTTCCGGACGGGTGGCACCACGTCGCCGCCACGCGGGAGGCGGGGCGGTTGAGCCTCCACGTGGATGGACGCCTTGCGGCGCAGTCGAAGCCATTTCCCTCCGGGGATTTCGCACTCCACGCGGGCGTGCCGCTGCGGCTGGGCTTTGGGGAGGGCGGCCGGTTCCGCGGCAATCTGCGGGAGGTCCGACTGTATCGTCGGGCCCTCACGGCCGGGGAGGTGGATGCCCTGATGAAGGACACCCGCTGACGCAGCACCCTCGTCCCCGGACGATGAGCGCCCCGCAGCGGGCGGAGTCGCGGATGAATCCGGGCTTCTGGCGTCTTCAGGTTTTCAGGACACTCTCCAGAATGGGGGCAAACTGGGCACGATGCATCTGGTGGGTGATCTGGCTGAGCGGCGGGATTGGATGCCTTGCAGCGACGAATCCGGTGACACCGTTGCTGGTCGCGCCGACACAGGCGGTGGCCGGCTCGAATGCAACCGTGTCCCTCGTGGTGCTGAACGCCGGCGCCGAACCCTTGCGCCACCTATTTCCCGCCGCGTTTCCGGGCCGCCTCATTGTGGACGGCACGACACTGGACATAACGCTCCGCCGTCCTGAGGCCATCGAGGTGGTCATTGCTCCGGGGACCTTCTCCCTTCAGGTGTACGCCCTTCCGCTGCCGAGCCGTCCGGGCGACCGTGTCGAGGTGGAACTGGCGGAGGGATCCGGACAACGCGTCACGGTGCGGATCAAACCCGATCCCGAATCCCACGCCGGAGCAGCGGCCGATCCGGTGGCGGCATCCCGTGGCGCCGGTCAGGGCGCGGTCCATCCAGATCCCCTGGATAGCAGACCGCAGGCACTTCCGGCGGATTCCGCGGCGCTGGACTTCTTTCGCGCACATTTTTTCCCGTACGAGCCGATGTATCTCATCGCGGGCTGGGAGGATCCCAAGGTGAAGTTCCAGTTCAGCTTCAAGTATCGGTTCCTCAATGCCGACCCGGACGCGCCGGGTTGGCTGGCGCGCCAGGTTCCCGCCCTCACCAACCTTTACGCCGCCTACACCCAGACATCACTCTGGGACATCTCCGCCCCCTCGGCGCCGTTCTACGACACTTCCTATCAACCGGAGATTTTCTTTCAAAGACAGCGGCTGGACCGCGGGCGGTGGGCAGACTGGTTTGCCATGGATCTGCAGGGCGGCCTCCGCCACGCCTCCAACGGACAGGATGGGGACGATTCCCGATCCATGAACGTGGCCTACATCATGCCCACCTTCTATTTCGGCGATCTCGACTCCTTTTATTTCCGTCTGGCCCCGCGGATCTACAGCTACATTGGCGATCTCGAGGACAACCCGGACATCGCCGACTACTACGGCCACGTGCAGTTGCGGGCGATGCTGGGGTGGGCGGACTCCGTCCAGTTGGCCGTCATCGGGACGATTGGCGACGGATTCCAACACGGCAGTGCGCAAATGGACCTCACCTATCCGCTGTACCGTTCCTGGGGGCGCAATTTCGCCGTCTACCTGGACCTGCAGTACTTCATCGGCTACGGCGAAACCCTCCTGGACTACGACCAATACAGCAGTGTGTTCCGCATCGGCTTCTCGCTCTGGCGGTGAGGGGAACGTCGAAAGTTCTGCGTCGGTC
The nucleotide sequence above comes from Verrucomicrobiia bacterium. Encoded proteins:
- a CDS encoding aldolase, giving the protein MKSYRLNRLFDASSGHCFDVAMDHGFFNERGFLQGIENLESAVRTVVAAAPDAVQLTVGQAHYLQSLPGRNKPALVLRTDVANVYGTELPRTLFSRMIEAPVDQALRLDAACVVVNLFRIPGEPEVTDQCLQNILRIKPACDRHAMPLMIEPLVFQPNSKAGGYMVDGDPDKILPLVRQACELGADIIKADPTDDVGIYHRVIEMAGRIPVLVRGGGKASDEEILTRTAVLMQQGAAGIVYGRNIIQHANPAGMTRALMALVHEGATASGAAVHLQPSGSAGNA
- a CDS encoding phospholipase A; protein product: MSAPQRAESRMNPGFWRLQVFRTLSRMGANWARCIWWVIWLSGGIGCLAATNPVTPLLVAPTQAVAGSNATVSLVVLNAGAEPLRHLFPAAFPGRLIVDGTTLDITLRRPEAIEVVIAPGTFSLQVYALPLPSRPGDRVEVELAEGSGQRVTVRIKPDPESHAGAAADPVAASRGAGQGAVHPDPLDSRPQALPADSAALDFFRAHFFPYEPMYLIAGWEDPKVKFQFSFKYRFLNADPDAPGWLARQVPALTNLYAAYTQTSLWDISAPSAPFYDTSYQPEIFFQRQRLDRGRWADWFAMDLQGGLRHASNGQDGDDSRSMNVAYIMPTFYFGDLDSFYFRLAPRIYSYIGDLEDNPDIADYYGHVQLRAMLGWADSVQLAVIGTIGDGFQHGSAQMDLTYPLYRSWGRNFAVYLDLQYFIGYGETLLDYDQYSSVFRIGFSLWR